One window of Leifsonia sp. AK011 genomic DNA carries:
- a CDS encoding PrsW family intramembrane metalloprotease, translated as MTPPQPTESTTDYTASAGVSPAQPGTAPAEVASTAGIATIPPTVPGSAARAVLAVVGIILLSLVTLFVAVYLVAGLGVNAFAIGGIMALIPLAIVFFGVRWIDKWEPEPRAAVVFAFLWGAGVSVLLALLVGAEIDNVITSMGGPGPGYEFFAAAIQAPIVEEFGKGLGVLIIFWAARRHFDGPVDGIVYAAWVAGGFAFTENILYFGSQLVEAGGVDGSVVQIFLVRGIMSPFAHVMFTAFVGIALGIAARRSSALGAIGYFILGLIPAILLHAFWNGALYFVSNFFGYYVLVQVPLFIGAIGLVVFFRRQESKLTHDRLAEYAAAGWFDPEEVNVIATPTGRRQALAWARSRGKRAEMKRYLQAATRLAFARQRIITGRGRRTAEADEALLLTTVVDYRRALASDGSAASTQPV; from the coding sequence ATGACACCTCCCCAACCGACCGAGTCCACCACGGACTACACGGCATCCGCGGGCGTGTCTCCGGCCCAGCCGGGTACCGCACCGGCCGAGGTCGCCTCGACCGCCGGAATTGCGACCATCCCGCCGACCGTTCCGGGTAGCGCAGCGCGCGCGGTACTCGCGGTCGTGGGAATCATCCTCCTCTCCCTCGTGACGCTCTTCGTGGCCGTCTACCTCGTCGCGGGCCTCGGCGTGAACGCCTTCGCCATCGGCGGCATCATGGCCCTCATACCGCTCGCCATTGTGTTCTTCGGGGTGCGTTGGATCGACAAGTGGGAACCGGAACCGCGGGCGGCCGTGGTCTTCGCGTTCCTCTGGGGAGCGGGCGTCTCGGTGCTCCTTGCGCTCCTCGTCGGGGCGGAGATCGACAACGTGATCACCAGCATGGGTGGGCCCGGTCCGGGCTACGAGTTCTTCGCGGCTGCCATCCAGGCGCCGATCGTCGAGGAGTTCGGAAAGGGGCTCGGCGTTCTGATCATCTTCTGGGCCGCGCGAAGGCACTTCGACGGTCCCGTGGACGGGATCGTGTACGCCGCCTGGGTCGCCGGTGGGTTCGCCTTCACCGAGAACATCCTGTACTTCGGGTCCCAGCTCGTGGAGGCCGGCGGAGTCGACGGCAGTGTGGTGCAGATCTTCCTCGTGCGCGGCATCATGTCGCCCTTCGCGCACGTCATGTTCACGGCGTTCGTCGGCATCGCACTGGGGATCGCGGCGCGGCGCTCGAGCGCGCTCGGGGCGATCGGGTACTTCATCCTCGGGCTCATCCCCGCGATCCTCCTCCACGCCTTCTGGAACGGCGCCCTGTATTTCGTGAGCAACTTCTTCGGCTACTACGTGCTCGTCCAGGTTCCGCTGTTCATCGGGGCGATCGGGCTCGTCGTGTTCTTCCGCAGGCAGGAGTCCAAGCTCACGCACGATCGTCTCGCCGAATACGCGGCAGCTGGGTGGTTCGACCCGGAGGAGGTCAACGTGATCGCTACGCCGACCGGGCGGCGCCAGGCGCTGGCGTGGGCTCGCTCCCGCGGCAAGCGAGCGGAGATGAAGCGCTATCTCCAGGCTGCGACACGTCTCGCTTTCGCCCGCCAGCGCATCATCACGGGACGTGGACGTCGCACCGCGGAGGCCGATGAGGCGCTGCTGCTCACGACGGTCGTCGACTACCGGCGCGCCCTCGCGAGCGACGGATCCGCGGCATCCACACAGCCGGTCTAA